A genomic segment from Pseudosulfitobacter sp. DSM 107133 encodes:
- a CDS encoding sarcosine oxidase subunit beta family protein, translating to MKRYSAFAIAREAARHHTGWDRAWRDAEPKKKYDVIIVGAGGHGLATAYYLGKNFGITNVAILEKGWLGGGNTGRNTTIIRSNYLQDPSAAIYEKSRSLYETMSQDLNYNVMFSPRGVIMLAQTQHEVRGYQRTAHANALQGVKTEFISPQRVKELVPIINLDGPRYPVLGGLWQARGGTARHDAVAWGYARACSDMGMDVIQRCEVTGVRTEGGKVVGVDTSRGAIDCDKLGGIVAGHSGHLCEMAGFRLPLESVALQALVSEPIKPCMDVVVMANTVHGYMSQSDKGEMVIGGGTDGYNNYTQRGSFHHIEETVRALVETFPMVSRLKMLRQWGGIVDVTGDRSPILSKTPVEGMFINCGWGTGGFKAIPGSGWAMAELMAKGHSPLTEEFSMHRFREGKFIDESVAAGVAH from the coding sequence ATGAAACGCTATTCCGCCTTTGCCATCGCCCGCGAGGCCGCGCGCCATCACACAGGATGGGATCGCGCATGGCGCGACGCCGAGCCGAAGAAGAAATACGATGTGATCATCGTGGGCGCAGGCGGTCACGGGCTGGCCACGGCCTATTACCTTGGCAAGAACTTCGGCATCACCAATGTGGCGATCCTGGAAAAGGGCTGGCTGGGGGGCGGCAACACCGGCCGCAACACCACGATCATCCGGTCGAACTATCTGCAGGACCCGTCGGCGGCGATCTACGAGAAATCGCGCAGCCTTTACGAGACGATGAGCCAGGACCTGAACTATAACGTCATGTTCAGCCCGCGCGGCGTGATCATGCTGGCACAGACCCAGCACGAGGTGCGCGGCTATCAGCGCACGGCGCATGCGAACGCGCTGCAAGGGGTCAAGACCGAATTCATCAGCCCCCAACGGGTCAAGGAACTGGTGCCGATCATCAACCTCGACGGTCCGCGCTATCCGGTGCTGGGCGGCCTGTGGCAGGCCCGCGGCGGCACAGCCCGCCACGATGCGGTGGCCTGGGGCTATGCGCGCGCCTGTTCCGACATGGGCATGGATGTGATCCAGCGCTGCGAAGTCACCGGTGTGCGCACCGAAGGCGGCAAGGTGGTCGGCGTCGACACCTCGCGCGGGGCCATCGACTGTGACAAGCTGGGCGGCATCGTTGCGGGCCATTCGGGCCATCTGTGCGAAATGGCGGGCTTCCGTCTGCCGCTGGAATCCGTCGCCCTTCAGGCGCTGGTCAGCGAGCCGATCAAACCCTGCATGGACGTGGTGGTTATGGCCAATACGGTGCACGGCTACATGTCGCAGTCCGACAAGGGCGAGATGGTCATCGGCGGCGGCACCGACGGCTATAACAATTACACCCAGCGCGGAAGCTTCCACCATATCGAGGAAACAGTGCGTGCGCTGGTCGAAACCTTCCCGATGGTCTCGCGGCTGAAAATGCTGCGCCAGTGGGGCGGCATCGTGGATGTGACGGGCGACCGCTCGCCCATCCTGTCAAAGACGCCGGTCGAGGGCATGTTCATCAATTGCGGCTGGGGCACGGGCGGTTTCAAGGCAATTCCCGGCTCGGGCTGGGCCATGGCCGAGCTGATGGCCAAGGGCCATTCGCCGCTGACCGAAGAGTTTTCGATGCACCGCTTCCGCGAGGGCAAGTTTATCGACGAAAGCGTCGCCGCCGGGGTGGCACACTGA
- a CDS encoding sarcosine oxidase subunit delta: protein MLILTCPCCGVTGEETEFHAGGEAHLKRFGPGSTEDQFEEYLFMRENPKGVHFERWRHNNGCGKWFHAARNTTTLEVYGTYAAQTHEPPQDLRDKISAKVPGWSWREFQ from the coding sequence ATGCTGATCCTGACCTGTCCCTGCTGCGGCGTGACCGGCGAAGAGACCGAGTTTCACGCAGGTGGCGAAGCACATCTGAAACGCTTTGGCCCCGGATCGACCGAAGACCAGTTCGAAGAATACCTGTTCATGCGCGAAAACCCGAAGGGCGTGCATTTCGAACGCTGGCGTCACAACAACGGCTGCGGCAAGTGGTTCCACGCCGCGCGCAACACCACCACGCTTGAGGTCTATGGCACGTATGCGGCCCAGACCCATGAACCGCCCCAGGACCTGCGTGACAAGATCAGCGCCAAAGTTCCCGGCTGGTCATGGAGAGAGTTCCAATGA
- a CDS encoding sarcosine oxidase subunit alpha family protein, which yields MSTRLATGGRLLNKSRAVQFTFNGKHMKGFEGDTLASALLANDQMLVGRSFKYHRPRGIVASGAEEPNGLVNLGQGGRFEPNQRVTTTELFEGLSAKSQNHWPSLEFDVGAINAQMSRFMPAGFYYKTFMYPRPLWKHVYEPFIRKAAGLGAAPTERDVDTYEHFYAFCDVLVIGGGVAGLQAARAAADTGARVMLIEQTAHWGGRAPVDGGKVAGKPVDNFVDETVAALQAMENVTLRRRMMGAGVYDHGYVLGYERLSDHAPGTTGPRHRLWRIRAAQIVTATGAIERPLSFAGNDIPGVMLASAVRDYVTNFGVSPGDRTVVVTNNDNAYLTAIALKHAGLDVPAILDARVLPTDSALMEQAKALGIRVLMGHGVSTVMGGKRVSGVAVCSQAGEGAVLEEIPCDVVAMSGGWSPVVHLWSHCGGKLVWDGAQAAFKPDVDKAPTGADGKPFVTAAGSASGALLLGDVLADADAAGKAAATAAGHKPGRSAAKAPEGSHAPEAPMAPVWLMPHGAGIKLRSKAWLDYQNDVKVSDVQLAAREGFQSVEHAKRYTTLGMATDQGKLSNINGLAILSDSLNQPIPQTGTTTFRPPYTPISMGAIGGEARDAVFQPLRRTPMHDWHDENGAEWEPVGQWRRPYAYVRSGESTHDAVMRETKNTRDNLGLLDASTLGKIIVRGPDAGKFLDMMYTNMMSNLKPGKCRYGLMCDENGFLIDDGVVARIDEQTWLCHTTTGGAERIHGHMEEWLQTEWWDWQVYVANVTEQYAQIAVVGPNARAALERLGGMDVSADALGFMDWADGTLGGFDVRVYRISFSGELSYEIAVPASQGQALWDALMAVGADLGVMPYGTECLHILRAEKGFIMIGDESDGTIIPQDLGLHWAISKKKEDFIGKRGQERSHMVDPSRWQLVGLETVDGSTLPDGAYAVADGTNANGQRETQGRVTSTYHSPNLERGIAMGLVLNGPDRMGEVLSFPGTDGTEYKAKIVSPVFYDPEGNKPNV from the coding sequence ATGAGCACACGTCTTGCCACAGGCGGCCGCCTGCTGAACAAATCCCGCGCCGTGCAGTTTACCTTTAACGGCAAGCACATGAAGGGCTTCGAGGGCGACACGCTGGCCTCGGCCCTGCTGGCCAACGACCAGATGCTTGTGGGCCGCAGTTTCAAATACCACCGTCCGCGCGGTATCGTCGCCAGCGGTGCAGAAGAGCCCAACGGGCTGGTGAACCTCGGGCAGGGTGGGCGTTTCGAGCCGAACCAGCGCGTGACAACCACCGAGTTGTTCGAGGGTCTGAGCGCCAAAAGCCAGAACCACTGGCCCAGCCTTGAATTCGACGTGGGTGCGATCAACGCCCAGATGTCGCGTTTCATGCCCGCCGGCTTCTATTACAAGACATTCATGTATCCGCGCCCCTTGTGGAAACACGTTTACGAACCCTTCATTCGCAAGGCTGCCGGTCTTGGTGCCGCGCCCACAGAACGTGACGTGGACACCTACGAGCATTTCTATGCCTTCTGTGATGTGCTGGTGATTGGCGGCGGCGTGGCGGGCCTTCAGGCGGCCAGGGCCGCGGCAGACACCGGCGCGCGTGTGATGTTGATCGAACAGACCGCCCATTGGGGCGGGCGCGCACCCGTGGACGGCGGCAAGGTTGCCGGCAAGCCTGTGGATAACTTCGTGGATGAAACCGTAGCCGCTTTGCAGGCCATGGAAAATGTCACGTTGCGCCGCCGCATGATGGGGGCGGGTGTTTATGACCATGGCTATGTTCTGGGCTACGAGCGTTTGAGTGATCACGCGCCCGGAACAACCGGACCACGCCACCGTTTGTGGCGCATCCGTGCGGCGCAGATCGTGACCGCGACAGGGGCCATCGAACGCCCGCTCAGCTTTGCCGGAAACGACATTCCCGGCGTCATGCTGGCCTCGGCCGTGCGCGACTATGTGACCAATTTCGGGGTGTCGCCGGGCGACCGCACAGTTGTTGTGACCAACAACGACAACGCTTACCTTACGGCAATCGCCTTGAAACACGCGGGTTTGGACGTTCCGGCCATCCTCGATGCGCGGGTTCTGCCCACCGACAGCGCGCTGATGGAGCAGGCCAAGGCCTTGGGCATCCGGGTGCTGATGGGACACGGTGTTTCGACTGTTATGGGCGGCAAGCGCGTCAGCGGTGTCGCGGTCTGTTCGCAAGCCGGCGAAGGCGCGGTTCTGGAAGAGATCCCCTGTGACGTCGTGGCCATGTCCGGCGGCTGGTCGCCGGTGGTGCACCTGTGGTCGCATTGCGGTGGCAAACTGGTCTGGGACGGGGCGCAGGCCGCGTTCAAACCGGATGTGGACAAAGCGCCGACAGGGGCCGACGGCAAACCCTTTGTGACCGCCGCAGGCAGTGCCAGTGGCGCGCTGTTGCTGGGCGATGTGCTGGCCGATGCCGATGCCGCGGGCAAGGCCGCAGCAACCGCTGCGGGCCACAAGCCGGGCCGCAGCGCTGCCAAGGCCCCCGAAGGCAGCCATGCCCCCGAGGCTCCGATGGCGCCGGTCTGGCTGATGCCCCACGGAGCGGGCATCAAACTGCGCAGCAAGGCGTGGCTGGACTATCAGAACGACGTGAAAGTCAGCGATGTGCAACTGGCTGCCCGCGAAGGGTTCCAGTCGGTCGAACACGCCAAGCGCTATACCACGCTGGGCATGGCAACCGATCAGGGCAAGCTGAGCAACATCAACGGTCTGGCGATCCTGTCGGACAGTCTGAACCAGCCGATCCCGCAGACGGGAACAACCACCTTCCGCCCGCCCTATACCCCGATTTCCATGGGGGCGATCGGCGGCGAGGCGCGCGATGCGGTGTTCCAGCCGTTGCGGCGCACACCCATGCACGACTGGCACGACGAAAACGGCGCCGAATGGGAACCTGTCGGCCAGTGGCGTCGCCCCTATGCCTATGTGCGCAGCGGCGAAAGCACCCATGACGCGGTGATGCGCGAAACCAAGAACACCCGCGACAACCTGGGCCTGCTGGACGCCAGCACGCTGGGCAAGATCATCGTGCGCGGGCCGGACGCGGGCAAGTTTCTGGACATGATGTACACCAACATGATGTCCAACCTGAAACCGGGCAAATGCCGCTATGGTCTGATGTGCGACGAGAACGGCTTTTTGATCGACGATGGCGTGGTTGCACGCATCGACGAGCAAACCTGGCTGTGCCACACCACCACCGGCGGCGCCGAGCGCATCCATGGCCACATGGAAGAATGGCTGCAAACCGAATGGTGGGACTGGCAGGTCTATGTGGCCAATGTCACCGAGCAATATGCCCAGATCGCGGTTGTGGGTCCCAACGCCCGCGCAGCACTTGAGCGTTTGGGCGGCATGGATGTCAGCGCCGATGCGCTCGGCTTCATGGACTGGGCCGACGGCACGCTCGGCGGCTTTGACGTGCGGGTCTATCGCATTTCGTTCTCGGGCGAGCTGAGCTATGAAATCGCGGTTCCGGCGTCGCAGGGCCAAGCCCTGTGGGATGCGCTGATGGCTGTGGGGGCTGATCTGGGTGTGATGCCTTATGGCACCGAATGCCTGCACATTCTGCGCGCTGAAAAAGGGTTTATCATGATCGGTGATGAATCCGACGGCACGATTATTCCTCAGGACCTGGGCCTGCACTGGGCGATTTCCAAGAAGAAAGAGGACTTTATCGGCAAACGGGGGCAGGAACGCAGCCACATGGTTGATCCGTCCCGCTGGCAGCTGGTGGGGCTGGAAACCGTCGACGGTTCGACATTGCCCGACGGGGCCTATGCCGTGGCCGATGGCACCAACGCGAACGGGCAGCGCGAAACACAGGGCCGCGTCACCTCGACCTATCATTCGCCGAATCTGGAGCGTGGCATTGCCATGGGGCTGGTGTTGAACGGGCCGGACCGCATGGGTGAGGTTCTGAGCTTCCCGGGCACCGATGGCACTGAATACAAGGCCAAGATCGTCAGCCCCGTGTTCTATGACCCCGAAGGGAACAAGCCGAATGTCTAA
- a CDS encoding sarcosine oxidase subunit gamma family protein, whose product MSNIVSALNQATYTGGIAEVREIGLQGMITLRGDMSSAAVKSAATGVAGVDMPAPNHANCVGQRGICWMSPDELLVLCPYETVADSLVKMRKSLAKAHALKVDVSDARAVFDLSGPNAREVLAKLVPVDLSPAAFKEGMFRRSRMAQIPAAFWLHAPDTFRIITFRSNAQYAFDLLKVAAQPGSEVGYF is encoded by the coding sequence ATGTCTAATATTGTCAGCGCTTTGAACCAAGCAACCTACACCGGCGGCATCGCCGAGGTGCGCGAGATCGGCCTGCAAGGCATGATCACCCTGCGCGGAGACATGTCCAGCGCGGCCGTCAAATCCGCCGCCACCGGCGTGGCGGGCGTCGACATGCCTGCGCCAAATCATGCCAATTGCGTGGGCCAGCGCGGCATCTGCTGGATGAGCCCGGACGAGTTGCTGGTGCTGTGCCCCTATGAGACGGTCGCGGACAGTCTTGTGAAAATGCGCAAAAGCCTGGCCAAGGCCCATGCGCTGAAGGTCGACGTTTCGGACGCCCGTGCGGTGTTTGACCTGAGCGGTCCAAATGCGCGTGAAGTGCTGGCCAAACTGGTGCCGGTCGACCTGTCGCCCGCCGCGTTCAAAGAGGGCATGTTCCGCCGCTCGCGGATGGCGCAGATCCCGGCGGCCTTCTGGCTGCACGCGCCAGACACCTTCCGCATCATCACCTTCCGCAGCAACGCGCAATATGCATTCGATCTGCTGAAAGTGGCGGCACAGCCGGGGTCTGAAGTCGGGTATTTCTAA